Within Deferribacterota bacterium, the genomic segment CCACTTATTGCTCTACTGATGTTACCATATTTTGATTTACCGCTCCTACGGGGTCTATGATCAACCTTAATCTCCTTAATTTTTGCTCCTTCCAGTCTCATAAGGGTGGGTAGAAATCGGTGTAAACCATTAAACATTTTTATTCTCTTTATAATCTCAGCTTTCATAATCTTTAATGAACACCCTGTGTCATTTATATTTTCACCAAGCAACAAATTTCTTGTTATATTTCCAACCTTACTCCCAAATCTCTTCCACAAGTCATCTGCTCTTTTATGTCTCCAACCAATTACCATATCATATTCTCCGTAGTATTCTAGCATTTTAATCATATCCCACGGGTTATTTTGAAGATCGCTATCCATTGTAACAATAATCTCACCTTGTGC encodes:
- a CDS encoding glycosyltransferase family 2 protein, producing MMKKISIVIPAYNEEKNISPLIEELEKVLKNIGDNYEVIFVDDGSTDNTLKVIKEVSQRNNKIKYISFSSNKGQSAALAAGFIYAQGEIIVTMDSDLQNNPWDMIKMLEYYGEYDMVIGWRHKRADDLWKRFGSKVGNITRNLLLGENINDTGCSLKIMKAEIIKRIKMFNGLHRFLPTLMRLEGAKIKEIKVDHRPRRSGKSKYGNISRAISGLADIFVVRWMIKRYIKIDANVKI